DNA sequence from the Coffea arabica cultivar ET-39 chromosome 11c, Coffea Arabica ET-39 HiFi, whole genome shotgun sequence genome:
agttttttaatGGAGGTTTTGCTAAGGATTCAGCCAAAGGAAAAACTGGGTGATTGACGATGGCAAAAAGGAATAGAGGGTGACCGACAATGACAAAAGGGAACCTTTTgtctgttttcttttgttttccctaattttttttttgtctcatgCCAGATAGAGGGAAATTTCCCTCCATTATTCTAgggtaattttggaaacttaTATTTCTTAAATCCAGAGATATGAGTATTTTTGGTTGTTCATTATTTTCATAAGGATATTACTGTCTTTTCAATATTTTGTTTATCTCCATTAGAGTTGACCGTTAGTCGTTGGGATAAACTGAGGAAAAATAAACATTGGGGGGTAAAATGAGAAACGGCCTATACttaaaggggataaagtgcGATTAACCCTATTTTCAATCATCCGCGTTGAAATCGCTCTCCCGCCGCTCTCCAGCTCTCTGCTATCAGAAAACTCTGTGGAAATGCTCTGtgattttttccttcttgttttctaacttttctttgtttgtttAAGCTGTGTGAATTTATTCAGAGTTTTTGTTGAAATCTTGTGTTTGTTTTGTGTCTAGAGCTGAGTATAAAATGGGTCCTGGAACGGAAGTTAGCCTCAGTAGATTAATGGTGTTCTAAGTCGTGCCCGAAAGgtgtttgaaaaaatgctcaATTGGCAAACCGTTGGTTTATGTGTGAAGAAATGGTCCTCCAAAAACTTGTACTGGGCTGATATTGGGATCCATTTTGGGTAAACAGAAGCAGAGGCTGGAATGGTGGTTTCTACATGAAACTGGGGAAAGCAAGCAAACACAGTGGCAGAAATTTGGGCTATAATACATGAAATGAAGCTGGCTTGGGCGAAGGGGTTCAGGAAAATCTTCATAGAATCAGACTCACAAACTGGAATGAGATTAATTGACGAAGTGCTTATTAATAGTCCACATGCCAACCAAATCAGATTGGCCAGGAGTTGGGTAAGTCAAGGCTGGGATTGCAGACTCAATCATGCATGGAGGAGTGCAACATGTGCAAGGACAACCTTGCCAAACTCAGCCAGGGAGCACAGCTGGTGGAGAACCCAACACCCCCCCCCTCCCCGCCGGGGAGGGGCAAAGCTTATTAGGATTTGATGTAATTGGTGTAGCAACACCACGTGTAGCTGCGGTGTAGATGGGTTCAAACCAGCCTTTTGaccaaaagaaaaatggaagcaGAGGCTCCTAATATGAAAGCTTGCCAACATACAACTGTTATAGCTGTTCTTTTGATTGTTTATGGTCAATATTGCTAGTATGTTGTGAACCCATCAATGTAGGATGGGGTTTGCTGTGATCTAATAACGGTACCATATTAGAGAAGTAGGAAGACTTTTTGTGGGTTGGGTGTTAGGTGATGGGGATCATGGAGTGGTGTGGGGAGATGGGGCATCAAGGAGACAAAGAAGTGTGTGGGGAGAGATATTACctcttgatttttcatccaagtAGAAGAACAAAAAATGTAATCTTTTGCTCCGTTTCTACTGCtagtaataaataaatagatattACTTGATGCTTTCTTATGCTTTTCTACACTACTAGTCTCTGTAACTCCCTGTTGAACCCAGCATTTCATTCAGTtatcagccaaaaaaaaaaaagaatgttgTTTGAAGTTAACAATCAAAATTTAAGAGATTCTTTGCTTCTATAAAATTCTAAACTTGTTGGCATTTCATTGAATTTCTCCAGTCTTTAATTCTAGGTGAACTCAGATGATCAATGGACTTCAGTTTTTAGCTTCTCAAGCAATATTTTCCTACTTGAGGCAGATCAGATAAACACGCATGCACACAGAGATGTATTCATGTGCTTTCTGTCAAGTTCTTTTTGTTTTAATGACTAAAATTCTGTTATGGGTTTCTGGATTTATGattttagagagagagagagagagagagagagagagatgtatTAATGCGTTTTCAATCAAGTTCTTTTATCTTAGAATTGCTAAATCCATTAATGTATTTCTGAAAATTTATGCTTCTGGtctatttttattttgcttGATATGTTAGTTGCTTGACCTCACATATTTACCAGTTAGTTTTATCTGCATAACTAAAAAGTGCTaacatcattttcttttacatttttgttttttaagaagaaaggaagattGAGAAGGTGAAATGATGCCCTGCCTTGATGTTCCTTCTTTTTTAGTctattttcaactttttttttttttgtattttatttatcTTGGCTTTTCTTTGTATTTAGTTTGCACATTTGAAGATATTGAAATAATTATGTTTTTGTTTCTGTTAAGTTCTCTAGTGTTACACCAAACATTGTTTCTGTATAAAGTACATCATAAGTTCTTTTCTTTATCCAAATCAGAGGTAACATCGGACTAGTGTTACTGGAAGTCTCTGGTGTCAATAGTGTGCACTTTTAAGGAGTTAAACTTGTAAAGATATGCTTACTATGGGTTTTTTTTGTCTCTTCTATTTTAGAGCGTGTCAATATACGGTTACCTTATCTATGCATGTGATATGGTTGTGTTTTATATAGAAGAGGTGGCTACATTTATGATATTTCTGCTATTTCCGGCGTTTTGGTATTCGGTTAGCTTATGTATAAGATATGGTTGCCTTTTATATATAAGATGTGGCTATGTTTATGATGTTTCATGTTGCTAAATGCTAATGCCCAAGCATGGCCAGTATTTGCATATAGGGGTTTAATTGAGCTAAGTTAATTGATCCCAAAGTTGGATTGCATCGAGCTCCTAAAGTTGGGCTAAAGTTTGATTAATAAGATTTTTAACCTACGCGAGGTCAACCTCACTAATCTCGAATACAAGTCAAGGTTGATGGAGTCTGAGTTCAAGCCCAATCGAGCTCAAGTAGTATGGATTATTAACTTTTAGATTGGcatcaaaataataaaactagctcaactcaaaTGCCCCTCACACTTGATTCAAGCATGACTTGAGCTTTGTCAATGCTAAGTCAAGTTGAGCTGCTGACAAAACTGCTTGCGCGTTGTTTGTGAGCAAGTTGGTTCGACTGTCCCCATTTTGGACATGGGTAGGTTTATTAGGGTTTTATTGTTTAGCAGTTATTAGCGTTCAAGATGCTATTTTATTATGTCTACTGGAGTAGTAGCATTTAAGACACAGTTGAAAATTTTAACTTATTTTCACCTTCATAAACTCTTTTAGTCCATGTATGGTTGCTTTAGACTAAGCTGTGTAGGTTTTTAACATTATCTTGGTTTCAAATCTTGTCGGAACTGTTTGTAGCTGATAATCTGTAAACACATTTATATTCTTTGAAGCAGCTATCCTTTCCTTGTTGCTTCTGGGCGTTTTTTGAAGGCAAATGTTGCTAGGGAAATTAGTAATTAACAATGTACTGCCTGGATAATTGAAGATTGATTGAACTGAATGAAGTATATGTTGCTTTTTGCTTGTAGCTTTTAAGCCCGTTGAGTAGTGTCTTATCATAGTTGCACTAGCAGTTTTGTATCCAAGAAGCAGACTTCCGTTCATATGGATGTTGCAGCCAATTAGAAGTTCTATTTCCATTGATGAATCTTCTTTTGATCTCTTACCTTTTGTTAAAACAGATACCTCATGTGTGCTCTTAGGTTTTCCTGTAATGCTTAAATGAACTACTCCTCAACTATGTCAATGCCGTTCCTCGTTTTAATCCTAGAGGCCTTGTTCTATCCACAAACATTCCTGAATCTCCAAAGGGCAGCGCAATacctttttcttaaaaattgttTGGAGACTGGACaagcatttttgtttttcttgatttACTGTGCCATTGGTTTTGGGTTTCTAGGGTATTTACACAATGAAATTTGTATCAATTTGGGTCTATATGGTCCAGATATTTATCATAATTCATGAAATCCTTGATTAAGGGTTTATTCTTGTATCATGTAATTGAAGATGCTCTGACACTTTGATGGTTGGAGTCCTTAAATATTCCTTTGCATAAGAGTTATCTTCTTACCATGCATTAGGTTTGTAATGTTGATAATATCAGTCAGAGTACTTGTAAGGTTTTGCAGATGTAACCAACCATGCTTGTTTCTGTGACTTAGTATCTCTTGGATATTTTGTGCTCCTTTGCTAATGTTACGACCTATATAAGTTGTGATCACTTGATATACAATGTCCTTCTGTGTGAATTCTGTTCTGTGTGTCTCAGTATCCAAAATGTTGGTCAAATGATTCCTTTAGATGCTTATCTCTTTGTTCATGAGATTTGATCAGCCTGCATATGACTAGGTAGGTGTACATACTGCTGATAAATTAGATATGGGTTAGCCGATTTTTTGGAGTTGCAACATTGGTGGTATGGGGGTTCCCTGGTTCATTCTACTTTGTGATTAGCTCCTAAGGTTGTCTTGCACAAATCTGAAAATGTGCTATGGTATTTTGGAATCTATGATATAGTATGGTGCAGATTGTTTACCTTCTTGGAGTATAGCAGTTCATTTGGTGGATCTCTCTTTTGGATCACTCTGTAACTGGTCCTTTTTTCATGCTTGATgagcttttattttattttttctttcaagtcTATGCCTTTTGGATATGCAGCAATTGTTGCAGTTTATAAAGTCATCCATTGGATGTCTTGGACTTGCCAATTAGCAAGGACATAATTTCTATTGCTAAGTGGTATCAGGTTTGTTTAGTGCAGTTCATGTGAATATATAGACCTGCTTATCTTTTAGTGCTATAATGCCTAAGTCAAGAAGTCTCAGATGGCATAGCATATTCATTAACAGATCTGGAGGAATTTTAATTGCGACAACAAAATTGTATATTCACCCAGTCATTACTCTCCATCTTTTTGTCTATTGAATTTGCTATTTGGTAATAAGAGCCCTTGCTTTATAAACTTTGCCTGAATTTATTACAAAAGAATTGTTTAACCTACCATTGGATTGTTATTTCCTTTCCTCGCTGAATTTGTCGAACCCAAACATGGTATTGCTGGTGGGTCcattgtttgtttggattacaAGGATATAGTATGACATGTATCATACTCACTGTTGTCAATTGTAATCATTATTTCGTAACCGTCCTTAACCTTTTGAATAGTGCTTGCTAGAGGAGCAAGCTAAAGTTTTTTCTTGTTGCGTTGGTTGTTTGGATTACAGGGATATAGTTTGACATGTATCTTATTCACTGTGTTTGATTTGTCATGATTATTTCGTAACTGTCCTTAACTATTTGACTAGTGCTTGCTAGAGGAGCACTCTAAAGTTTTTTCATGTTGAGGTGGAAGACTTTTAGAGTGGCCCTGGACGGAAAACGGCTGTATAACCGAGAGTCCTCCCTCTTTGAATCGCTTACGTACTTCCTTCTCTTGAGGTTCTTTCGTCTCTCGCGTCAGTTCATGAGGTAAAAACTACCCTTTTGCtgcttctcttttttcttctaaaTGATTTGATTGTTCTATCTGTCTTCCTTGTTTTCTTTAGATTTCCTTGTTCCTTTTGGTGTAGATTTGTTTCCATTTGATGTGAGTCTTCTTGATTTTATGTGTTGATTTCTTTTTCCGgtgtgattttttatttttgattttatctGCGGGAGGgaggggagggagggagggaaggagagagagagagagagagagatttgtTTCCATTTGATGCGAATATTATTGATTTTATATGCTGATTTCTTTTTCTGgcatgattttttatttttgattctatgtgtgtgtgtgtgagagagagagagagatggaggGAGGCATTGTTCACCCTCCTTTGGGAAGTTGGGGAAGGACTTAGCAGGCTTTAGTGACTTGAGACTCTTCTGTGCAATGAAATACTGTCTTTTTAAGTTACGGGGTGAATTGCATAAGATACCAATCTGGTCAAATGGAGCTCGAAATTGTCAATCTAGCACAATGCTTTCATATCAAGATATTACTGAAGTTAGACATGCCCCTTTATTGGTTGTTGAAGAGCCAGAACAGTTGAAGATTAATGCTCAATCtggtttttaatttttcaaacctgGATATTAGATTTGTCTCCATCTAGTGCCGTTGTACTGCTCCTTAAGCTCACTGTTCTGTAATTGTCATTTTTTTGGGAAAGAGTTTCTGTTTCTTTTCTAGGTTTTTCTGGGTCTTGAACTGTTTTGGATACCAAGACATTCTCTTTCTAAGCATATTAACATTTTGAGAGAAATTGTAAATGCCACCATacaggaaaaaaggaaaagttacAAAGACTGACTCACCCAATCTTGTGTAGTGTCTTGGAAGCTGCCTTGCTACAAAGAGACCTGTGAGAATAATTCTATTATAAAAGAACAGGGAAATAATCTTTGCCAGATGAGTTAACAAAATGTTACTTAAATAAGTAAATTAGTAGGAGTTGCAATTACAGCTTTCGGCAATAGCTCCTGTATCCCTACTTTCTCTCTTTCTGGAGATAAGTTTTGTTTCTGTTGTGAAGGATCATCAATAATTTCTGTTTTTCCTCAAGTAATTTGAGAAAATGAGGTAGAAAGGACTGACAAATACTCTGTCACTGAGTAATGATTGGACATATGATTGCTTTTGACTTAATACAAAGTCGTAGAGCTTGGTAGAGCAAAATTGGAGTAGAGTCCCCTTATTGATGTGCCATATTaagcctttctttttcttgccaAATGAGTCTATAAATGGCTAGAACAGAGTCTGTTGTTTTAAGTGTTCTAGTTGATCAATGTTCATTCATGTAACAAAGCTCTTTCAGAAGTTTGCTTTCTGCGATCCTTATTACTTCTTACACATCACATTTTCTCCATGTTCTCATAAAGGAAATGGTTAGCGAACCTTTTAAGACTAAAAAATTTGAGAATGCATTTTGTTACTTGTAACTAAACTTTGTAATCAATTAAGGGTTCAAATTAATGTAAACATTTTGTtcatgttttaatttctttatatGTGCTTAATTTCTCTAGGACTCCTTGTCTTTCTCATTTTCGTCTTGAACTGTTTGTTGCTTTGCTTTATACCTCACCAACAACTTTATTTGAACAAGATGAGCATGTCTTTATGTTCTGAGTTGCCATTTTTCTAATTTATATGATGATATACTTTAACTAAATCTCTCTTGGTCTTGGCTGTATATGTAGGTAAACCATGCTAACAAACTCAACCAGCACATTGGAAGAGATTCAGGCCTAGGACTTTATCGTTTATTACAACTTCTATTCATTGTTCCCAAGAAAGTTCTGTCAATTGGAATTCTACTTCAAGTGGAGTATATACTTCATAAAACCAACATTTTAGGGGCAAGTGGAGTAGTAAGTTGAAAGCCGCTTTTGTCTTGAGATCTTTGCTAATTGGGGAATTTGTGTGTGTCAGGGGTTTACATAAAACCAAGATAATGGCTTCAGATGACTTTTGCTTTAGAGTTCAAGACCATGGCACTGCTCTTACAGAGAAGAAAAACCGAGTTAGGTGCAATCATTGTGGAAAAGAAATCAGCGGGTTTAGTCGCCTTAAATGCCACCTAGCAGGATTCCGGCTTAATGTAGCTTCTTGTTTGCAAGTTCCTCCTAATATTAGGGAAGCATTCTACAATCAAATAgctgaaaagaaaagagggaatctTAGTCAGGAAGTGGGGGAGTATTGTTCCTCTAATATTCCTTCAAGAAGAGATATGTTGCTTCTTACAGATTCTGCTAAGTCTTGCGATCCAGCGCTTACTCGAGCTTCCGGCATGGGAAGCGAAAAAAGGCTGAAGACTGGATCATCTTCAGGAAACCATGGAACAGTGTCAGTTGCTCTTACCAAGGCCAGGCTTGATTCTCAATCAGCTGTGAGTACCCAAGTTTTCTCTGATAGGGAATTCCAGAAGAAGGTTGGTAGATTCTTTTACGAAGCAGGAATTGACCTGGATGCTGTTACATGTCCTAGCTTTCGGATGATGCTGAATGCCCACTTTGGTTCTGAAGATATAGCTTACCCAATTCCTAGCTGTGAGGATTTAAGTGGGTGGATTCTTCGGGAATCAGTGGAAGAGATGGAGCTGTATGTGAGAGAGATTAAAAGCTCGTGGTCAAGCACAGGTTGCAGCATCCTATTGGATGGGTGGGAAGACTTGACAGGTCGCAGACTTGTGAATGTTCTGGTGGCCTGCCCAAAAGGCACAGTTTATCTTCGATCAGCAGACATCTCCGGGTTTGATCAGGAGATTGGTTGCATGTTGGGGTTCCTTGATGATGTTCTCAAGGAAGTTGACGTACAAAATGTAGTACAGATCATCACTTGCTCCACTTCATCTTGGATGAAGACTGTTGGCCAGCAGGTGATGGAAAAATATAAGACAGTTTTTTGGACAGTTTGTGCATTGCATTGTTTAGAACTTACGTTGAAGAAAATGGGAGCAATTGATGCAGTTAAAGCAACACTGGATAAAGCAAAATCAATCACAAGATTTGTGCACAGAGATGCTACTATTCTAAAAGTTCTCAGAGATCACACTTCGGCCAAGTACCTGGTTAGGCCATCCAAGTTCAAGTTAACAGAGCCTTTCTTAACTCTGGAGAACTTGCTATTTTTACAAGAGAAGTTGCAGCAGATGTTTCTTTCGACTGCTTGGAAGACCACGAGATATGCTTCCTCAGTGGAAGGGAAAAGAGTGGCTGAACTGTTGGCTGACAGCTCTTTTTGGACTGGAGTGGAAATGGCAGTTAAGGCGACCATACCTCTTGTGCGTGTCATAGAATTGATAGCCAAGAACAGTGAGCCACAAGTGGGTTTTATCTATGAGACAATGGATCAGGCCAAAGAAACAATCAAGGAGGAGCTCGATGATAAAGAATCCATATACTTGCCATTTTGGAAGGCAATTGATGACATATGGGATGGATCTTTGCACAGCCCTCTCCATGCTGCAGGATACTTTTTGAATCCAAAGTATTTTTATACTAATGATTTCTATGCAGATTCAGAAGTTTTGAATGGCCTTCTGTGCTGTATTGTGCGTTTGGCTGAAGATCCTAGGCTTCAAGGGGTAATAAATTCACAGATTGAAGAATATCGCGGAGCAAAGGGTCCTTTTGGTCTTGGACTTGCTCATCTGCAGTCTTCTCCAGGTAATATCACATGCTACTTTAGCTATTGTGATTTGTATTTGGGACCAAATTCAGTTATTTTTATCTGTAAACTTTGTTGCAGGTAGTTGGTGGTTAGATTATGGACATGGATGTCCTCAGCTCCAACATTTTGCTGTACGCATTTTAAGCCAAACATGTAGTGGTGCTGCAAGATACAATTTGAAGAGGAGCTTGGCTGAGAAGTTACTCAACAAGGGGAGGAATCCGATAGAACAAGAGAGGCTGGCTGCAATGGTGTTTGTGCACTGCAACTTGCAACTCCAAAATTTTAATCAAGGTATAGCATCTGACTTTGGAACTGCTGCCATTGACCCCATGGACGACTGGGTGGTTGACAAAGCACCACCTGTTGTGTCTCAAAACAATGAAGAGGGGAAAGAACTTACATGGAAGGAATTGGAATGTGGGAACATAATAGGTGGTAGAGGGGAAGGTGATCCAGGACCTTCTAATTTCCATTAAAAGCATTAGTCTATATTGTTCTAACTTTTGGGAAGGCTAAGCAAATTGCAGACCATGTAATTTTTCTCAGTACGATTCTATATACTATTGTCGGTTGTGTCTAGTTatatttttagttcaatttaGCATCTTCTCTTGAAGACATAGGTGTGAAATTTTTACATGATAtggattttttaaaattgtacTCCTTAAATAGAATTATACAGGTCCTGTCGAATTCTACCTCGGATGCAAATCTCTGAGTAGTTAGGAAGTATTTGATCTAgaatttcaattttctttttctgtgtTGTTTTAACTTAACTTTTTCAAGAATCATATTGGGGTATCTCACAGGCGGATTATGGGGTGCATCGTTTCTGGACAAAGCGTGCTGCATCACAAGTGTTGTGTGGCAATGGAAGCCATTTGGCTATTGTTACCACGTTACTTTACCACACTAACTGGCCATTCCGATGTTCTAGTAAGGGCATCTACAGTAGATTACACTTCATATGACACATCAGCATTTCATTATCTTCCCTTTTATTATACTTTCATTCACAATAGATTACATTTCACATGGTATAACCGTATAATAGTATGAGTTCACAATTAAATCAAACATTTATGTTAATAATGCATAActcatatttcaaaaataaaataaagtaaaatttttaaaaataatttcattatttaaaaaaaataaattattaactttcattaaatttttaattatttggattttttattttctaaaaaataataatattaatttttgagTTTGAACAATAAATCtttttctatctctcaaaaaaataatattttgctattttctgaaaaataattatataattattaaacaaatatatgtGATATCTCAAGTGTGAAATATTATATGTAACACCAAATTTATTCGTTACAAAATAAAAGGCCCACTATCTCCTCTTTTTCAGCCACAATGGGTAGCCGTGTAATAAGTCCTTGTCATGGGACATACTATTGGAGTTGCACTTGTAACTCATGTGCTTTGCATGTAAACATACTTCTCAAAATATAAAACCTTTAATAAACTCAATTTCTATGTAAAACTTTGATTGTTGGTATAATATTGACTAAGAAACTATATAATGGACAAGATTAAGTAATTGCTAgacaaataatttaataaactaTGACAAAAGAAGCAGATCTATTTCGTTAACCAAATTGGTTAACAATTTAAAATATACTataacaaaatatattttattagaacatagtttcaaaattataatattagtTACAATATTAGTTAATATATTCAATATTATAATTTTAGTAAATAATATTACAACATTAAAATATATCTCAATATTATGATGTTAGTTAATAATATTACCAATTCTTTATTTGGTATATCTcttaagtttttcttttttgaaaattctCTTTTTGTATATAAAGCTATAAAAAGTTTATTGTGCATTCTACAATTACGAAATCTCTAAAGATGGAAAATTATCATATTTAAGCTAAATTATTGGCATAATATTCACAAAGAAACTATATAATGAACAAAATTAAATAATTGCTAGTTGTACAAAATGTTTTATTGTGTACATAGTAATTAAAAGTTTATTGTGTATTTTACAATTACAAAACTCTGAAGATAGAAAATTATCAAATCTCAACAAAGTTATTGCATGTTTTACTTGGATTGCAACAATAAGAAGAggaaattttctataatttgtcaaaccagtacatacaacaatttttgagaaaaatatatgcTAAAACATTCTCATTTGAATACaacaaatttttatcaaatttagtaGTTGTAAACCTTTTCTATTAGTACTTTTTATAATTatcaatagttttttttttttttgtagttttcttaAACGATACAACATAATAGAATGAAGTAATCATCAATTTAACCCTTTGTCTTCTCATTAATTGTGTATTACTTTTTGTCTTCTAATTAATCATGATCTTCTTCTTGGATAACAATGCAATAATTAGAGATAATTTTGAAACACACAATAATTGGAGATGAGGGAAATGATTCATAAACATAGTTGTAAATGGGCAGTTTCTAATTTTAATTACCGACATTTTTGAGATGTAATTTAttgaaacttttcatttttattagtGTCATGATTGAAATGCAATTACTCTAATTAAAAGACATGCAATAACGCTAATTAAAAGATATGAGGGTAATTTAGAcataacaaaaactaagatcaaAATATTCGTATATTCTCTATTGCTAAGACTCATCATACATTTTATAGTAATGATGAtagtaatgataatgataatgatgtGTAATAGCTTGTGAATTTGGAGGATCTTATTTCTTTTAGTTGGTTTAAAACTAATGGTTGTGAGAGCAAATATGTGCTTTGAGTGAGAATGTACTAGATTATATGGAAAGTAGAATTAGAATACTGGAATCTCTCTTTTAAGTAAGTGAAATCTCAATTGAACTTTTGAGGGTTGTTATCTTTTTTGCCCATTTTTAGGAGGTTGTTTCGATGgtgttaaaaaattttttgtctGTTTT
Encoded proteins:
- the LOC113715456 gene encoding uncharacterized protein, which codes for MASDDFCFRVQDHGTALTEKKNRVRCNHCGKEISGFSRLKCHLAGFRLNVASCLQVPPNIREAFYNQIAEKKRGNLSQEVGEYCSSNIPSRRDMLLLTDSAKSCDPALTRASGMGSEKRLKTGSSSGNHGTVSVALTKARLDSQSAVSTQVFSDREFQKKVGRFFYEAGIDLDAVTCPSFRMMLNAHFGSEDIAYPIPSCEDLSGWILRESVEEMELYVREIKSSWSSTGCSILLDGWEDLTGRRLVNVLVACPKGTVYLRSADISGFDQEIGCMLGFLDDVLKEVDVQNVVQIITCSTSSWMKTVGQQVMEKYKTVFWTVCALHCLELTLKKMGAIDAVKATLDKAKSITRFVHRDATILKVLRDHTSAKYLVRPSKFKLTEPFLTLENLLFLQEKLQQMFLSTAWKTTRYASSVEGKRVAELLADSSFWTGVEMAVKATIPLVRVIELIAKNSEPQVGFIYETMDQAKETIKEELDDKESIYLPFWKAIDDIWDGSLHSPLHAAGYFLNPKYFYTNDFYADSEVLNGLLCCIVRLAEDPRLQGVINSQIEEYRGAKGPFGLGLAHLQSSPGSWWLDYGHGCPQLQHFAVRILSQTCSGAARYNLKRSLAEKLLNKGRNPIEQERLAAMVFVHCNLQLQNFNQGIASDFGTAAIDPMDDWVVDKAPPVVSQNNEEGKELTWKELECGNIIGGRGEGDPGPSNFH